TCATCAAGTTCAATTGACGCACCGGAAATCTGTGAAAATTGCGGTATAACAAACAATCAGGAAATTTCCATTGATAGTAGCCGTACTCTTGAAAACTACATTCTGCAATATGTGTCAAATGCAGAGCAGCTGTCCTTTGATGACCGAGTTATAGCCTACAACGGAACAGCCTCCATGGCTTGCATGGATTATGCCTACGCAAAAACAGGAGTCTCTCCCACGGACGTGGTGCAAAAACCTCCACTGTTCCAGATAAATCAAGATGACATTTCCGTCTGTTTTCCGATGACAGCCAAAATCATGAAGGAACATCCCGCAGAAAATAAGGAAGGTTGTCGGTACTTTATGACCATGGTCGATGATGGTGGCCAGCCAATGGGACATGTGTTGACTAGCATATCTGACGGCTTCCTGGAATTTACCAGCGTTTCCCCCGGCGGAAAATGCATGCGTAACAACAACTTTTTCTCGGTATATTTTCTTGTTGAAGACTGTGACGGCAGCATAGGGGCTACCGATCCGGAGAGTATTCGCAAGCCCTTATCAAGCGAAATTTGGAAATGTGAAGATGGTAATTACAGTCCGAGCACAAATGCTATTTCTTACGGAGAATGGTTTAAGTCTTCTCTGCTGTAAAAACTAAACGATAACATTATGGTTGAAATAAAAGGAGTGCTAGCGCAACTAGCACGTTACTTGCTAGTGGGTGGATTTGCCTTTCTAGTGGATTTTGGGCTATTCGCTTTTTGCCTGTATGTTCTAGGGTGGCATTATCTGCTTGCGAATTTCATCGGGTTGGTTGCGGGTCTGGTACTCAACTATGCCCTTAGCGTCAGGTGGGTTTTCTCGGATTGCAAACGCAGGCTTGAAATGCGTAAGTCTGCAGAGTTTGCCGTATTCGCCGTGATTGGTTTTGCAGGTGTTGCGCTTAACGAACTGTTGATGGTTTTCCTGGTGGACTCGCTCCATGGGCAGGAAATGATTTCCAAGATGATTGCCGCGGCAGTTGTTTTGATGTGGAACTTCGGAGCGCGAAAGCTGACCTTGTTCCGAGAAAAAAAAGGATTGACATGACCACTGAAAATGAATCCCCAAAAATTGCTGTCATCGCAGGTGCCGGGCCAGCAGGCTTGACGGCCGCATTGGAATTACTTCGCACCACAAATGTAAAGCCTGTAATCTTCGAAGCAGAAAATGCAATTGGCGGAATCTCCCGGACGGCTT
This DNA window, taken from Fibrobacter sp., encodes the following:
- a CDS encoding GtrA family protein; the encoded protein is MVEIKGVLAQLARYLLVGGFAFLVDFGLFAFCLYVLGWHYLLANFIGLVAGLVLNYALSVRWVFSDCKRRLEMRKSAEFAVFAVIGFAGVALNELLMVFLVDSLHGQEMISKMIAAAVVLMWNFGARKLTLFREKKGLT